A window from Drosophila yakuba strain Tai18E2 chromosome 3L, Prin_Dyak_Tai18E2_2.1, whole genome shotgun sequence encodes these proteins:
- the LOC6532304 gene encoding rho guanine nucleotide exchange factor 25 isoform X4, with amino-acid sequence MSCFFRLFASPGKMDGNPLSEIEEIVKTTTEQHESNSRVDGGGGVENASTNGHGRSHDNNDESHSSVSDKAAALKKRQCVFAELMSTEEAYVQDLHEIVNGYMTEINNTNSDIPMPEDLKGGKMKLVFNNIKDIYEWHRDFFLRALRNCQKSPADLGPLIKRSATKFALYYTYCSNKPLSEYIVSAHYQYFDCIRQKLGHRLDLSNLIIKPVQRITKYELLIKEIIKATEGAGLYKEVPMLQEAYQQMKVVVKTVNDMMVVLRSLQDFDGEITAQGSLLMQGPMNCVVDAAQKHRELQVFLFQQIIIFADIEKTKNQYASPIFKYRSHIQLNHMQMKELGDCRFQIRSTDPKIPEMTIICQAASQENYAGWRDMLNKILQQQNDLIFMLSNPLSTKNK; translated from the exons GCCAGTCCCGGCAAAATGGACGGCAATCCACTTTCGGAAATAGAAGAAATTGTCAAGACGACAACG GAGCAGCACGAGTCCAACAGTCGCGTGGATGGAGGCGGAGGTGTGGAAAATGCCAGCACCAACGGCCATGGTCGATCCCACGACAACAATGATGAG AGCCACAGCTCTGTGTCTGACAAGGCTGCAGCCCTCAAAAAGCGGCAATGCGTCTTCGCGGAGCTGATGTCCACGGAGGAGGCGTATGTCCAGGATCTGCATGAGATCGTCAATGG TTACATGACGGAGATTAACAACACGAACAGTGATATACCCATGCCCGAGGACCTGAAGGGCGGCAAAATGAAGTTGGTATTCAACAATATTAAAGACATCTACGAGTGGCACAGGGA CTTCTTCCTGAGAGCCCTGCGCAACTGCCAAAAGTCGCCGGCGGACCTGGGTCCGCTCATCAAGCGCTCAGCCACCAAGTTCGCGCTGTACTACACCTATTGCAGCAACAAACCGCTGTCAGAATACATAGTCAGCGCCCATTATCAGTATTTCGATTGCATACGTCAGAAGCTGGGTCATCGTCTGGAT CTGAGTAACCTGATCATCAAGCCGGTGCAGCGAATCACCAAGTACGAGCTACTCATCAAGGAGATCATCAAGGCCACCGAGGGAGCAGGCCTGTACAAGGAGGTGCCCATGCTGCAGGAGGCCTACCAGCAGATGAAGGTGGTCGTCAAGACGGTCAACGAtatgatggtggtgctgcgCAGCCTGCAGGACTTCGATGGGGAGATAACCGCCCAAGGCAGCCTGCTGATGCAGGGACCCATGAACTGCGTGGTGGATGCGGCACAGAAGCACCGCGAGCTGCAGGTGTTCCTCTTCCAGCAGATCATCATCTTTGCGGATATTGAGAAGACCAAGAACCAGTACGCCAGTCCCATATTCAAATACAGATCGCACATACAG CTCAATCACATGCAAATGAAGGAACTGGGCGACTGCCGCTTCCAAATCAGGTCGACCGACCCCAAGATCCCGGAGATGACGATCATCTGCCAGGCGGCGTCGCAGGAGAACTACGCGGGGTGGCGCGATATGCTAAACAAGAtactgcagcagcagaacgACCTGATCTTCATGCTCTCCAATCCCCTGTcaaccaaaaacaaatga